Proteins from a genomic interval of Candidatus Eisenbacteria bacterium:
- the guaB gene encoding IMP dehydrogenase produces MHERVAGLGLTFDDVLLIPRKSDLLPNEVDLSIRLTPGLKLGVPLLSAAMDTVTESRLAIAIAREGGLGVIHKNLSIEQQAAEVEKVKRSESGMITDPVTLPPDIPVGEALAVMQRYRVSGVPITKDGVLVGILTNRDLRFIRDLTLRIEQVMTSENLITVPVGTTLDEAKEILHKHRIEKLPVVDSQRRLRGLITVKDIMKKIQYPSACVDAHGRLRVAAAIGTSPETMERAEALVAKGADMLVLDSAHGHSVRVLKVTEQVRARFPQTDLMSGNVATREAVRDLVAAGANIVKIGMGPGAICTTRVIAGSGVPQITAILDCAEEADRLGVRVVADGGIKYSGDITKALAAGASAAMIGSLLAGTEESPGETVLFQGRSYKMYRGMGSIGAMQRGSRDRYFQTDETNDSKLVAEGIEGRVPYKGSVGGVVFQLVGGVRVGMGYCGVGTIDDLRTKTRFVRITEAALRESHPHDVTITTEAPNYKIL; encoded by the coding sequence ATGCACGAGCGCGTCGCCGGCCTGGGCCTCACCTTCGACGACGTATTGCTGATCCCCCGCAAGAGCGATCTGCTGCCGAACGAGGTCGACCTCTCGATACGGTTGACGCCGGGCCTCAAGCTGGGCGTCCCGCTTCTCTCGGCCGCGATGGACACCGTGACCGAGTCGCGGCTCGCAATCGCGATCGCCCGGGAGGGGGGACTCGGCGTCATCCACAAGAACCTCTCGATCGAGCAGCAGGCGGCCGAGGTCGAGAAGGTCAAGCGCTCGGAGAGCGGGATGATCACCGATCCCGTGACGCTTCCCCCCGACATCCCGGTCGGGGAGGCGCTGGCGGTCATGCAGCGCTACCGCGTCTCGGGGGTCCCGATCACGAAGGACGGCGTTCTCGTCGGCATCCTCACCAATCGGGACTTGAGGTTCATCCGTGATCTGACGCTGCGCATCGAGCAGGTGATGACGAGCGAGAACCTGATCACCGTCCCGGTCGGCACGACGCTTGACGAGGCGAAGGAGATCCTCCACAAGCACCGCATCGAGAAGCTCCCCGTCGTCGATTCCCAGCGCCGCCTGCGCGGTCTCATCACCGTCAAAGACATCATGAAGAAGATCCAGTATCCGAGCGCCTGCGTCGACGCCCACGGGCGGCTGCGCGTCGCGGCCGCTATCGGAACCTCGCCGGAGACGATGGAGCGTGCCGAAGCGCTCGTCGCCAAGGGCGCCGACATGCTCGTTCTGGACAGCGCGCACGGCCACTCGGTGCGCGTTCTCAAAGTCACCGAGCAGGTGCGCGCGCGATTCCCCCAGACCGATCTGATGTCGGGCAACGTCGCCACGAGGGAAGCCGTGCGCGATCTGGTCGCCGCGGGGGCCAACATCGTGAAGATCGGGATGGGACCCGGCGCCATCTGCACCACGCGCGTCATCGCGGGTTCGGGCGTCCCTCAGATCACGGCGATCCTCGATTGCGCGGAAGAAGCCGACCGGCTCGGCGTGCGCGTCGTCGCGGATGGCGGGATCAAGTACAGCGGCGACATCACGAAGGCCCTCGCCGCGGGGGCATCTGCGGCGATGATCGGCAGCCTCCTCGCCGGCACCGAGGAGAGCCCCGGCGAGACCGTCCTGTTCCAGGGACGATCCTACAAGATGTACCGGGGGATGGGATCGATCGGAGCGATGCAGCGCGGCAGCAGGGACCGCTATTTCCAGACGGACGAAACCAACGACTCGAAGCTCGTCGCGGAGGGGATCGAGGGACGCGTGCCCTACAAGGGATCCGTCGGGGGCGTCGTCTTCCAGCTCGTGGGCGGCGTTCGAGTCGGAATGGGCTACTGCGGCGTCGGGACGATCGACGATCTGCGCACGAAGACCCGTTTCGTTCGCATCACCGAGGCCGCTCTCCGCGAAAGCCACCCGCACGATGTGACCATCACCACCGAAGCGCCGAACTACAAGATCCTCTAG
- a CDS encoding response regulator: protein MERVTPQHPEAGSKHESRPPTVLIVDDDTRVVELLQITLGGRGYRVLTAADGEEALDSVRAHRPDFLVLDVRLPRRSGFDVCETVRKDPDVKNLPIIMISGNTATESRLQGLRAGADDYLTKPFSPRELLLKMQRILDRNRDQEVLALRTEVLEEEVRRQRDRLKEIHTDFQNHLNRMTMILDRIQDLNRHRAISEILHRLVLTAVGILDFGSVALLLLEDGLLRPHVHRGMRLKDPRTLAIDPCSPLAQLLASTKRAMATEDLTLRPECRDEVGLLSAAGFIWSVGIASEGGLRGILCVGERSDRQPLDRFDIRLLEALATSVGTALANADVFGRTQAAFLETVTSLLLTFESRYPHLLGHSERVARLCLDVGREAGLSGEDLEAVGQAALLHDLGAIQRNESLLRDAIVLTPEQRKQRQIEASEMIGNLLPAIASDTVVEILRHQSEYWDGSGVPDGLTGERVPLGSRILSIANAYDALISVRPHRPPYVPDQARELIRARAGRQFDPNLVRILVDLLAAGGGESD from the coding sequence ATGGAGCGCGTCACGCCGCAGCATCCCGAAGCAGGATCGAAGCACGAGTCGCGTCCGCCCACCGTTCTCATCGTCGACGATGACACCAGAGTCGTCGAGCTGCTCCAGATCACTCTGGGAGGGAGGGGGTACAGGGTCCTCACCGCCGCGGACGGCGAGGAGGCTCTCGACTCCGTGAGGGCGCATCGCCCTGACTTCCTGGTGCTGGACGTTCGCCTGCCCCGCCGCAGCGGATTCGATGTCTGCGAGACGGTCCGCAAAGATCCGGATGTCAAGAACCTCCCGATCATCATGATCTCGGGAAATACCGCGACGGAGAGCCGCCTCCAGGGGCTGCGCGCCGGCGCGGACGACTACCTCACGAAGCCCTTCTCCCCCAGGGAACTGCTCCTCAAGATGCAGAGGATCCTCGATCGCAATCGCGACCAGGAGGTCCTCGCCCTACGGACGGAGGTCCTCGAGGAGGAGGTGCGAAGGCAGCGCGATCGCCTCAAGGAGATCCATACCGACTTCCAGAATCACTTGAACCGGATGACGATGATTCTGGATCGGATCCAGGACCTCAACCGGCATCGGGCGATCAGCGAGATCCTCCACCGCCTGGTGCTGACGGCCGTGGGAATCCTCGACTTTGGATCGGTGGCCCTCCTGCTCCTGGAGGACGGGCTGCTGAGACCCCACGTCCACCGCGGCATGCGTCTCAAGGATCCCAGGACGCTGGCGATAGACCCGTGCAGCCCGCTCGCGCAGCTCCTTGCGTCAACGAAACGCGCGATGGCGACAGAAGACCTCACCCTCAGGCCGGAGTGCCGCGACGAGGTGGGGCTGCTATCGGCCGCGGGCTTCATCTGGTCCGTCGGGATCGCCTCGGAGGGCGGTTTGAGGGGGATCCTCTGCGTGGGCGAGCGGTCGGACCGACAGCCTCTCGATCGGTTCGACATCCGTCTGCTCGAGGCGCTGGCGACCTCCGTGGGCACCGCGCTCGCCAACGCCGATGTCTTCGGGCGGACCCAGGCGGCCTTTCTCGAGACGGTCACCTCGCTCCTGCTCACGTTCGAGAGCCGGTATCCGCATCTGCTGGGCCATTCCGAGCGGGTGGCCCGGCTCTGCCTCGATGTCGGGCGCGAAGCGGGGCTCTCCGGAGAGGATCTGGAGGCGGTCGGGCAGGCCGCGCTGCTCCATGATCTCGGAGCGATCCAGCGGAACGAGTCGCTCCTGCGCGATGCGATCGTGCTCACGCCCGAGCAGCGCAAGCAGCGCCAGATCGAGGCCAGCGAGATGATCGGGAACCTACTGCCGGCCATCGCCAGCGATACGGTCGTCGAGATCCTCAGGCATCAATCTGAGTACTGGGACGGCTCGGGAGTCCCCGACGGGCTGACGGGGGAGAGGGTCCCTCTCGGCTCCAGGATCCTCTCGATCGCGAACGCCTATGACGCGCTGATCAGCGTGAGGCCGCACCGCCCGCCTTACGTTCCGGACCAGGCCCGCGAGTTGATTCGCGCGCGCGCCGGAAGGCAGTTCGATCCCAACCTCGTGCGGATCCTCGTCGATCTGCTGGCCGCGGGTGGGGGAGAGAGCGACTGA